Proteins encoded together in one Myxococcales bacterium window:
- a CDS encoding YebC/PmpR family DNA-binding transcriptional regulator, protein MGAQWKQKHREAAAAAKGKIFTKLAKEIAVAAKNGADPAMNATLRMAMEAARKQSMPRDTIERAVKKGAGLLDGPVNYETVTYEGFAPHQVPIIVECLTDNRNRTSANVRQLFKKGQLAASGAVSWDFARLGLVEAKGPAGADPDEAALECGADDLEPGEDGATSFYTQPSDADTVSKALTERGWSVEKVGLVWKAKNPVSLGEAERGEVEAFLGAMDEDDDVQNIFVGLA, encoded by the coding sequence GTGGGCGCACAATGGAAGCAGAAGCATCGCGAGGCCGCGGCCGCCGCGAAGGGTAAAATCTTCACCAAGCTGGCGAAGGAGATCGCCGTCGCGGCCAAGAACGGCGCCGATCCGGCGATGAACGCGACGCTGCGCATGGCGATGGAGGCCGCCCGCAAGCAGTCGATGCCTCGCGACACCATCGAGCGCGCCGTGAAGAAGGGCGCCGGGCTGCTCGACGGGCCCGTCAACTACGAGACCGTGACCTACGAGGGTTTCGCGCCGCACCAGGTGCCGATCATCGTGGAGTGCCTCACGGACAACCGGAACCGAACCTCCGCGAACGTCCGGCAGCTCTTCAAGAAAGGGCAGCTCGCGGCCTCGGGCGCCGTCTCGTGGGACTTCGCCCGCCTCGGGCTCGTCGAGGCCAAGGGCCCCGCCGGCGCCGATCCCGACGAGGCCGCGCTCGAGTGCGGCGCCGACGATCTCGAGCCCGGCGAGGACGGAGCGACGAGCTTCTACACGCAGCCCTCCGACGCAGACACGGTCTCGAAGGCGCTCACGGAGAGGGGCTGGTCGGTCGAGAAGGTCGGGCTCGTGTGGAAGGCCAAGAACCCTGTTTCGCTCGGAGAGGCCGAGCGCGGCGAGGTCGAGGCGTTCCTCGGCGCGATGGACGAGGACGACGACGTGCAGAACATCTTCGTCGGCCTCGCCTGA
- a CDS encoding Rne/Rng family ribonuclease, producing MTTTTTSDDDDDDATDAEKSDDGDDDFAGDLPGFTVSDPGEPVPRAPTPARAADRDRGRRRRGRARGRTNERGGGERSGGDRGGDRGKSRGGRGGDRGERIDKNAPGRISKTTPIREVVREGQEIIVQVTKDPIGTKGARCSSHISLPGRYVVYLPTVEHIGISKRIGSEKERARLREAIEGMKPPSGGLIVRTVAEGLTKKQLKQDVGYLVRLWGEIAKKKETAGKAPNLLMSELDLVLKVARDLFTDEVEQVVVDDRYQYERLCRFVEMFAPDRVKDVLYYDEEEPIFDAYGISDEIGRALSRKVPLPSGGYLIIDQAEALTAIDVNTGRFVGKGSKDMEETILKTNLEAVNEIAYQLRFRNIGGLIILDLIDMEKSQNREKVRRTLEDLLQKDKAKTTLNRISELGLIEMTRKRTRESLGRLLHEPCFYCDGTGQLQSKETIAYEIIREVRRKHRDLPGYSVVVNAHPAVADVLNGSEKEAVAEAENRFMRKILVVPRKEYHLEQFDIAGK from the coding sequence GTGACGACGACGACGACGAGCGACGACGACGACGACGACGCCACGGACGCCGAAAAGAGCGACGACGGCGACGACGACTTCGCCGGTGACCTGCCCGGGTTCACCGTGAGTGATCCCGGCGAGCCCGTCCCTCGCGCGCCCACTCCGGCGCGAGCCGCCGACCGTGACCGTGGGCGCCGTCGCCGTGGGCGCGCGCGTGGCCGCACGAACGAGCGTGGGGGCGGTGAGCGCAGCGGCGGCGATCGCGGCGGCGATCGTGGCAAGTCGCGCGGCGGTCGCGGTGGCGATCGTGGCGAGCGCATCGACAAAAACGCGCCTGGCCGCATCTCGAAGACCACGCCCATCCGCGAGGTCGTGCGCGAAGGCCAAGAGATCATCGTTCAGGTCACCAAAGACCCGATCGGCACGAAGGGCGCGCGCTGCTCGAGCCACATCTCGCTCCCTGGCCGCTACGTCGTCTACCTGCCCACGGTCGAGCACATCGGCATCTCGAAGCGCATCGGCTCCGAGAAAGAGCGCGCGCGCCTCCGCGAGGCCATCGAGGGCATGAAGCCCCCGAGCGGCGGCCTCATCGTGCGCACGGTGGCCGAGGGCCTCACGAAGAAGCAGCTCAAACAAGACGTGGGCTACCTCGTCCGCCTCTGGGGTGAGATCGCCAAGAAGAAGGAGACCGCGGGCAAGGCCCCGAACCTCCTCATGAGCGAGCTCGATCTCGTGCTCAAGGTCGCCCGGGACCTCTTCACCGACGAGGTGGAGCAGGTGGTCGTCGACGATCGTTACCAGTACGAGCGCCTCTGCCGCTTCGTCGAGATGTTCGCCCCCGACCGCGTCAAAGACGTCCTCTACTACGACGAAGAGGAGCCCATCTTCGACGCGTACGGCATCTCGGACGAGATCGGCCGCGCCCTCTCCCGCAAGGTGCCGCTGCCCTCGGGTGGCTACCTCATCATCGATCAGGCCGAGGCGCTCACCGCGATCGACGTCAACACCGGTCGCTTCGTGGGCAAGGGCTCGAAGGACATGGAGGAGACGATCCTCAAGACGAACCTCGAGGCCGTCAACGAGATCGCCTACCAGCTCCGCTTCCGCAACATCGGTGGCCTCATCATCCTCGACTTGATCGACATGGAGAAGTCGCAGAACCGCGAGAAGGTGCGCCGCACCCTCGAGGATCTCCTCCAGAAGGACAAGGCCAAGACCACGCTCAACCGCATCTCGGAGCTTGGCCTCATCGAGATGACCCGCAAGCGTACGCGCGAGTCCCTCGGGCGCCTCTTGCACGAGCCGTGTTTCTACTGCGACGGCACCGGTCAGCTCCAAAGCAAAGAGACGATCGCCTACGAGATCATCCGCGAAGTCCGCCGTAAGCACCGGGATCTCCCCGGGTATTCGGTGGTGGTCAACGCCCATCCTGCCGTGGCCGACGTGCTCAACGGCTCCGAAAAAGAGGCCGTGGCCGAGGCCGAGAACCGCTTCATGCGCAAGATATTGGTCGTGCCCCGCAAGGAGTACCACCTCGAGCAATTCGATATCGCCGGCAAGTGA
- a CDS encoding PilZ domain-containing protein codes for MTEKNAPEARDDDKRENERVTINKEFESFDSFIQEYVTNISRTGVFIRAQKPLPIGTKVNLHFTVIMDDIETIQGEGEVVRLEKDGMGVVFRELSGYSKNLIDKLLTRGIK; via the coding sequence GTGACCGAGAAGAACGCCCCTGAGGCCCGTGACGACGACAAGCGCGAGAACGAGCGCGTCACCATCAACAAGGAGTTCGAGTCGTTCGACTCGTTCATCCAAGAGTACGTGACGAACATCTCGCGCACCGGCGTCTTCATTCGCGCCCAGAAGCCCCTGCCCATCGGCACGAAGGTGAACCTCCACTTCACCGTCATCATGGACGACATCGAGACGATCCAAGGCGAGGGCGAGGTCGTCCGCCTCGAGAAGGACGGCATGGGCGTCGTCTTCCGCGAGCTCTCCGGCTACTCGAAGAACCTCATCGACAAGCTCCTCACGCGCGGCATCAAGTAG
- a CDS encoding cytochrome c, which translates to MRTFWLVSAPVLAAAVVACSSSDPRADTIAKLTGDAAAGKATYTSQCASCHGADAKSGTTAKNITGESNAEAYAQILAGGGGMPAFSSLSDQQIANVWAYVLTLK; encoded by the coding sequence ATGCGCACCTTCTGGCTCGTCTCCGCTCCCGTTCTCGCCGCCGCCGTCGTGGCCTGTTCGTCGTCCGATCCGCGCGCCGACACGATCGCCAAGCTCACGGGAGACGCAGCCGCCGGCAAGGCGACCTACACGTCCCAGTGCGCGAGCTGCCACGGCGCCGACGCCAAGAGCGGCACGACCGCCAAGAACATCACGGGCGAAAGCAACGCCGAGGCCTACGCCCAGATCCTCGCGGGCGGCGGGGGCATGCCCGCCTTCAGCTCGCTCTCGGACCAGCAAATCGCCAACGTGTGGGCCTACGTGCTCACGCTCAAGTAG
- a CDS encoding radical SAM protein: MLRPENAPKAPEMASFAPFGPRPASADITSRLVALKARIFCEGLRIDDDLWRELSHEHHYRHKRAGLSQGRFFRLVDGDASTAVNAPVHEPFVKKSSLELRRGEGGTYRIHDADGELCEAVPFAWPKWYERTCDDGTPMSLVVSAHCDTSLYSALYQGGCDYWQGDMMCQFCAMKVDQKSKWRDVSIIAEVCKVALEENADAEITLGGGTRLFPDKSAKHKAEGIAKLKAMVDIPVCVEMAAPDTDDWLDRLKDAGLASILMNLELWDEDVRRRVMPGKAAITRQRYLDALGYAAKILGPDQVSSQIIIGLEPVEATLAAVRAVADVGAIPLPVVFRPLPGTSLADVPTPPLSEVLAVFDETLAQMKRRTLDGAKTRSGCALCGACSAHR; this comes from the coding sequence ATGTTGCGTCCTGAGAACGCGCCGAAGGCCCCCGAGATGGCGTCGTTCGCGCCGTTCGGTCCGCGCCCTGCGTCGGCCGACATCACCTCGCGCCTCGTGGCGCTGAAGGCCCGCATCTTCTGCGAAGGGCTCCGCATCGACGACGACCTTTGGCGCGAGCTCTCGCACGAGCACCACTACCGGCACAAACGCGCCGGGCTCTCGCAGGGGCGCTTTTTTCGCCTCGTCGACGGAGATGCCTCGACCGCGGTCAACGCGCCGGTGCACGAGCCGTTTGTGAAGAAGAGCTCCCTCGAGCTGCGTCGCGGCGAAGGCGGCACCTACCGCATCCACGACGCCGACGGAGAGCTCTGCGAGGCCGTGCCGTTCGCGTGGCCCAAATGGTACGAGCGCACCTGCGACGACGGCACCCCGATGAGCCTCGTCGTCTCCGCGCACTGCGACACGAGCCTCTACTCGGCGCTCTACCAAGGTGGCTGCGACTACTGGCAGGGCGACATGATGTGCCAGTTCTGCGCGATGAAGGTCGATCAGAAATCGAAGTGGCGCGACGTCTCCATCATCGCCGAGGTCTGCAAGGTCGCCCTCGAAGAGAACGCCGACGCCGAGATCACCTTGGGCGGCGGCACGCGCCTCTTCCCCGACAAATCGGCCAAACACAAGGCCGAGGGCATCGCGAAGCTCAAGGCCATGGTCGACATCCCCGTGTGCGTCGAGATGGCCGCGCCCGACACCGACGACTGGCTCGATCGCCTGAAAGACGCGGGCCTCGCCTCGATCCTGATGAACCTCGAGCTCTGGGACGAGGACGTGCGCCGCCGCGTCATGCCGGGCAAGGCCGCGATCACGCGCCAGCGCTACCTCGACGCGCTCGGGTACGCCGCGAAGATCCTCGGCCCCGACCAAGTGAGCAGCCAGATCATCATCGGCCTCGAGCCCGTCGAGGCCACGCTCGCGGCCGTGCGCGCCGTGGCCGACGTGGGCGCCATCCCGCTCCCTGTCGTGTTCCGTCCCCTCCCGGGCACCTCCCTCGCCGACGTGCCCACGCCACCTCTCTCCGAGGTGCTCGCGGTCTTCGACGAGACGTTGGCCCAGATGAAACGCCGCACCCTCGACGGCGCGAAGACCCGCTCCGGCTGCGCCTTGTGCGGCGCGTGCTCGGCGCATCGGTAG
- a CDS encoding CDP-alcohol phosphatidyltransferase family protein, with protein sequence MTAEVRYEDTLKPQAVETPLDLLFFRPAAFALVKALLPTSVTPNQVTVASIVTGLAGAALSASERRDARVLGAFLGLAYGVLDCADGQLARARGTSSRTGRILDGASDYVTGVATGVAISRALSRKLGPRGAWLGVAGMASIVAQGTLFDHAKNRYLSRVRHAYREGDDLEETLAELERTKAEGGPLVDVALLEVYAVFLKVQAALASPSRDDAQKGPLDAAAHERFAEVARAWAYLGPSTHVALLFAATVLDRVELYVWVRLTLGNAAALWLRRELQKVDAR encoded by the coding sequence ATGACGGCCGAGGTGCGCTACGAAGACACGCTGAAGCCGCAGGCGGTCGAGACGCCGCTCGATCTCCTCTTCTTTCGGCCCGCGGCGTTCGCGCTCGTGAAGGCGCTCTTGCCCACGAGCGTCACGCCGAACCAGGTCACGGTCGCGAGCATCGTCACGGGGCTCGCGGGTGCGGCGCTCTCCGCGAGCGAGCGGCGCGACGCGCGTGTCTTGGGGGCCTTCCTCGGCCTCGCGTACGGCGTCCTCGACTGCGCCGACGGTCAGCTCGCGCGGGCGCGTGGAACCTCGTCGCGCACCGGGCGCATCCTCGACGGCGCGAGCGACTACGTCACAGGCGTGGCGACGGGCGTCGCGATCTCACGCGCCCTCTCGCGCAAGCTCGGCCCTCGCGGGGCGTGGCTCGGCGTCGCGGGGATGGCCTCGATCGTCGCGCAGGGCACGCTCTTCGATCACGCCAAGAACCGTTACCTCTCGCGTGTGCGCCACGCCTACCGCGAGGGCGACGACCTCGAGGAGACGTTGGCCGAGCTCGAACGAACGAAGGCCGAAGGGGGCCCCCTCGTCGACGTCGCGCTCCTCGAGGTGTACGCGGTCTTCTTGAAGGTGCAGGCGGCCCTCGCCTCACCGTCGCGCGACGACGCCCAGAAGGGCCCCCTCGACGCCGCCGCGCACGAGCGCTTCGCCGAGGTCGCGCGCGCTTGGGCGTACCTCGGCCCGTCCACGCACGTCGCCCTCCTCTTCGCCGCCACGGTGCTCGATCGGGTCGAGCTCTACGTCTGGGTGCGCCTCACGCTCGGCAACGCCGCGGCCCTCTGGCTCCGTCGTGAGCTGCAGAAGGTCGATGCGCGTTGA
- a CDS encoding MBL fold metallo-hydrolase, producing the protein MKVTFWGVRGSIPAPGPDTVEFGGNTSCLEVRAGDALLIFEGGTGLRLLGKKLVREMPIAAHIFFSHVHWDHIQGFPFFDPAFVPGNKIDLYGGNNVSRTLEETLAGQMDHPSFPVHLTEMGAAMTFHDLYEGQSVQIDSGDGEVATVTTARGNHPNGVWAFRIDHKESSVVFATDTEHYAIVDPKLLRLSKGADVLIYDAQYTPEEYAGTAGRGGPKVGWGHSTFAAAADLANAAGVKELLLFHHDPMQTDAQVREKERRAKELFPATRAAYEGLTIEL; encoded by the coding sequence ATGAAGGTCACCTTTTGGGGAGTACGAGGCAGCATTCCGGCCCCTGGCCCGGACACCGTCGAGTTCGGCGGGAACACGAGCTGCCTCGAGGTTCGTGCCGGCGACGCCCTGCTCATCTTCGAGGGTGGCACGGGGCTTCGCCTCCTCGGCAAGAAGCTCGTGCGCGAGATGCCGATCGCGGCGCACATCTTCTTCAGCCACGTGCACTGGGACCACATCCAGGGGTTTCCGTTCTTCGATCCGGCGTTCGTCCCCGGGAACAAGATCGACCTCTACGGCGGGAACAACGTCTCGCGGACGCTCGAGGAGACGCTCGCCGGGCAGATGGACCACCCGAGCTTCCCCGTCCACCTGACCGAGATGGGCGCGGCGATGACCTTCCACGATCTCTACGAGGGCCAGTCGGTCCAGATCGACTCGGGAGACGGTGAGGTCGCCACGGTGACGACCGCGCGCGGCAACCACCCGAACGGCGTGTGGGCGTTCCGCATCGACCACAAAGAGTCGAGCGTGGTCTTCGCGACCGACACCGAGCACTACGCCATCGTCGATCCGAAGCTGCTCCGGCTCTCCAAGGGCGCCGACGTGCTCATCTACGACGCGCAGTACACCCCCGAAGAGTACGCGGGCACCGCCGGGCGCGGCGGGCCGAAGGTCGGCTGGGGGCACAGCACCTTCGCCGCCGCGGCCGACCTCGCCAACGCCGCGGGCGTGAAGGAGCTCCTCTTGTTCCATCACGACCCGATGCAGACCGACGCGCAGGTGCGGGAAAAAGAGCGCCGCGCGAAGGAGCTCTTCCCGGCGACCCGCGCGGCGTACGAAGGCCTCACGATCGAGCTCTGA
- a CDS encoding YdcF family protein — protein sequence MGDPERMTTVVVLGCKVGPTGHLSGAAARRVAKAVEVVRGLSGAVRVVCSGGRAWDGFVEADAFAAALVRLGVPERHIVRERCSMTTIDNARYVAALTCRRGAAGESRGTVVLVTCAWHMPRARAHFAAAGLTVVEAPAQAPLPDRFPGLVAWVRTARELTATLLDEVAR from the coding sequence ATGGGTGACCCGGAACGGATGACGACCGTCGTCGTGCTCGGCTGCAAAGTCGGCCCGACGGGGCACCTCTCGGGTGCGGCGGCGCGGCGCGTCGCGAAGGCCGTCGAGGTCGTTCGTGGGCTCTCGGGCGCCGTGCGTGTCGTCTGTTCGGGGGGCAGGGCGTGGGACGGTTTCGTCGAGGCCGATGCCTTCGCCGCCGCCCTCGTACGGCTCGGTGTGCCCGAGAGGCACATCGTGCGGGAGCGATGCTCCATGACCACGATCGACAACGCGCGGTACGTCGCCGCTCTGACCTGTCGGCGTGGAGCGGCCGGTGAGTCCCGCGGGACCGTCGTGCTCGTGACGTGCGCTTGGCACATGCCGCGCGCGCGTGCGCACTTCGCCGCGGCCGGGCTCACCGTCGTCGAGGCTCCGGCGCAGGCCCCGTTGCCCGACCGTTTCCCTGGCCTCGTCGCGTGGGTGCGCACCGCCCGCGAGCTCACGGCGACCCTGCTCGACGAGGTCGCGCGGTGA
- a CDS encoding peptidylprolyl isomerase — MRETPALPSWRARVPVALGLLLVAAACHKAQPSTDAGSEGGAPTSSASSTVEPSVIARAEDTRRSADVPASSRTSRNVVERRRAARALARIGDGAAATALLALLVDDDAEVVTWAAYGLGFACKGREEPHVKALVARAASRPSATPASDARGPFSPALALARAVGKCATPLAEDVLSGWLKGDDELSVAAAFGLGDLAVKRKSLRPETVTALAQAASRPGMSAVFHPLARVVPDLSNAPTVLSAARAELSRPSDHRILAIKSLGKLGKDAASDLSGVVVADKGYTGAERAEAARALGLLGDVGRAAAAEALVKMVPDRDPLFLESLVGPMFGVVSTLIDALGDDPPKRAEAVLMLAARLAPPPGTAQPPGLAARLEDVRCAAALALAKGAFDTELLTQCAPEGSFAFERARLRALARRPLTGPRKTAFLALAASKHVRIRELAVESLAAHPELGDAAHQVVAEALASDKGGLVATAADAASSHPERLLVLSAKEKRAALDPRAPPPTANPEKELAPAIGKALEAALARSWPPDRFETRLSLLDAAVALGLPSAKALAQKACTDENVTVRERAQRALKTLGQTATCEAGEKTSPASEVGSSPEAVVVRLTLPTATLSLRLEPELSPVTVARVTALARAGFYKGIVVHRVVPGFVLQLGDPDGDGYGGSGKPLRCETSPVPFAAGDVGMALAGRDTGSSQVFVTLSRTPHLDGEYTRLGRAEGDFDKIKEGDVVTDVVVDAPK, encoded by the coding sequence GTGAGAGAGACGCCCGCCCTTCCTTCGTGGCGCGCCCGTGTTCCCGTGGCGCTCGGTCTGCTGCTCGTCGCGGCCGCGTGCCACAAGGCCCAGCCCTCCACAGACGCGGGCTCGGAGGGAGGCGCGCCCACGTCGTCGGCCTCGAGCACCGTCGAGCCATCGGTCATCGCCCGCGCCGAGGACACCCGCCGTTCGGCCGACGTGCCCGCCTCTTCGCGTACGAGCCGAAACGTGGTCGAGCGTCGTCGTGCGGCGCGCGCGTTGGCCCGCATCGGTGACGGAGCGGCGGCGACCGCGCTGCTGGCGCTCCTCGTGGACGACGACGCCGAGGTCGTCACCTGGGCGGCGTACGGCCTCGGCTTCGCATGCAAGGGGCGCGAAGAACCTCACGTGAAGGCGCTCGTCGCGCGCGCGGCGAGCCGACCCTCGGCGACCCCCGCGAGCGACGCACGAGGGCCATTTTCCCCGGCGCTGGCGCTGGCGCGTGCTGTAGGAAAATGTGCGACGCCGCTCGCCGAGGACGTGCTCTCCGGCTGGCTCAAGGGGGACGACGAGCTCTCCGTCGCGGCGGCGTTCGGGCTCGGAGATCTCGCCGTGAAGCGCAAGAGCCTGCGCCCCGAGACCGTGACCGCGCTCGCCCAAGCCGCGTCGCGCCCGGGCATGTCGGCCGTGTTCCACCCGCTCGCGCGTGTCGTGCCCGATCTCTCGAACGCGCCGACGGTGCTGTCGGCCGCCCGCGCCGAGCTCTCGCGCCCTTCGGACCATCGGATCCTCGCGATCAAGTCGCTCGGGAAGCTCGGAAAAGACGCGGCCTCCGACCTCTCGGGCGTCGTCGTGGCCGACAAAGGATACACCGGTGCGGAGCGGGCCGAGGCCGCGCGGGCGCTGGGTCTCCTCGGAGATGTGGGGCGCGCGGCCGCCGCCGAGGCGCTCGTGAAGATGGTGCCCGACCGCGACCCGCTCTTTCTCGAGTCCCTCGTCGGGCCCATGTTCGGCGTCGTGTCGACCTTGATCGACGCCCTCGGCGACGACCCACCGAAGCGCGCCGAGGCCGTGCTCATGCTCGCTGCGAGGCTCGCTCCTCCGCCCGGAACGGCACAACCTCCCGGGCTCGCGGCGCGCCTCGAGGACGTCCGATGCGCCGCCGCGCTCGCGCTCGCGAAGGGCGCGTTCGACACCGAGCTTCTCACCCAGTGTGCGCCCGAGGGCTCCTTCGCGTTCGAACGGGCGCGCCTCCGAGCCCTCGCGCGGAGGCCGCTCACCGGGCCACGAAAGACCGCTTTTTTGGCCCTCGCGGCCTCGAAGCACGTTCGCATCCGCGAGCTCGCCGTCGAGTCGCTCGCGGCTCACCCCGAGCTCGGCGACGCGGCCCACCAGGTCGTCGCCGAGGCCCTCGCCTCCGACAAGGGCGGCCTCGTGGCGACCGCGGCCGACGCCGCGTCGTCGCACCCGGAGCGCCTCCTCGTGCTCTCGGCCAAAGAGAAGCGCGCGGCGCTGGATCCGCGTGCGCCTCCGCCCACGGCGAACCCGGAGAAGGAGCTCGCGCCGGCGATCGGCAAGGCCCTCGAGGCCGCGCTCGCCCGGTCGTGGCCTCCCGACAGGTTCGAGACGCGCCTCTCCCTCCTCGACGCGGCGGTCGCGCTCGGCCTCCCTTCGGCCAAGGCCCTCGCCCAGAAGGCGTGCACCGACGAGAACGTCACGGTGCGCGAGCGCGCGCAGAGAGCCCTCAAGACACTCGGGCAAACCGCCACGTGCGAAGCCGGCGAAAAGACGAGCCCTGCCTCCGAGGTCGGCTCGTCGCCCGAGGCCGTCGTCGTGCGGCTCACGCTGCCCACGGCCACGCTCTCTCTGAGGCTCGAGCCCGAGCTCTCCCCCGTCACGGTCGCGCGGGTCACGGCCCTCGCGCGCGCCGGCTTCTACAAGGGCATCGTCGTTCATCGGGTCGTGCCCGGGTTCGTCCTCCAGCTCGGTGATCCGGACGGCGACGGGTACGGCGGCTCGGGTAAACCTCTCCGCTGCGAGACGTCCCCCGTGCCGTTCGCCGCGGGAGACGTAGGCATGGCCCTCGCGGGGCGCGACACGGGCTCGAGCCAGGTCTTCGTCACGCTCTCTCGCACGCCCCACCTCGACGGCGAGTACACGAGGCTCGGGCGCGCCGAAGGCGACTTCGACAAGATCAAAGAAGGCGACGTCGTCACCGACGTGGTCGTCGACGCGCCGAAGTAG
- a CDS encoding amidohydrolase, which yields MTIDVWMQHPTPSFLRNDIFASLLRWTGQTIPEGEIPIELTLGAMDAASVGVGLLSAWYGPNGAWISNDEVAALVRAHPTRFHGLASVNVMEPMTAVRELRRAVKELGMKGLRLLPWLFGLPPNDRRYYPLYAECVELGVPFCTQVGHTGPLRTSETGRPIPYIDDVALDFPELVIVAGHIGYPWTEEMIALARKYPNVYIDTSAYTAKRYPETLVAFMRERGRKKVLFGSNFPMILPGKALEHLDALGLDDEARGLFLEGNAKRVFGL from the coding sequence ATGACCATCGACGTGTGGATGCAGCACCCGACGCCGAGCTTCTTGCGCAACGACATCTTCGCCTCGCTGCTCCGCTGGACGGGCCAGACCATCCCGGAGGGAGAGATCCCCATCGAGCTGACGCTGGGCGCGATGGACGCGGCCTCCGTCGGCGTGGGCCTCCTCTCCGCGTGGTACGGCCCGAACGGCGCGTGGATCTCGAACGACGAGGTGGCGGCCCTCGTGCGCGCGCACCCCACCCGCTTCCACGGCCTCGCGAGCGTGAACGTGATGGAGCCCATGACCGCGGTGCGCGAGCTTCGGCGCGCGGTGAAGGAGCTCGGCATGAAGGGGCTACGGCTCCTGCCTTGGCTCTTCGGGCTCCCGCCGAACGACCGGCGGTACTACCCGCTCTACGCCGAGTGCGTGGAGCTCGGTGTGCCCTTCTGCACGCAGGTGGGGCACACGGGGCCGCTGCGGACGTCGGAGACGGGGCGGCCCATCCCGTACATCGACGACGTCGCGCTCGACTTTCCCGAGCTCGTCATCGTGGCTGGCCACATCGGCTACCCGTGGACCGAAGAGATGATCGCGCTCGCCCGCAAGTACCCGAACGTCTACATCGACACGTCGGCGTACACGGCCAAACGCTACCCCGAGACGCTCGTCGCGTTCATGCGCGAGCGAGGGCGGAAGAAGGTGCTCTTCGGCTCGAATTTCCCAATGATTCTGCCGGGTAAAGCCCTCGAGCACCTCGACGCGCTCGGCCTCGACGACGAGGCCCGCGGGCTCTTCTTGGAGGGCAACGCGAAGCGGGTCTTCGGCCTCTGA
- a CDS encoding type III pantothenate kinase: protein MLLTIDVGNTNIVYGLFEGERLVHQFRVESSRGRTSDEYAVVLRQLLAMAEVPSEAVSGAIVASVVPTLTEPMVALVRRAFGKEALVVGPGIRSGMPILYENPKEVGADRIVNAVAAFERVRGACIIVDFGTATTFDCVSPKGEYLGGVIAPGVNISADALFARAAKLPRVEIAKPPKVVGRNTVHSMQSGIVYGYVGLVDGLIDRLVAELGYPCQVIATGGIAKVIGPLSSRIAEVDDELTLVGLRLLYERNVEG, encoded by the coding sequence ATGCTGCTCACCATCGACGTCGGGAACACCAACATCGTCTACGGCCTCTTCGAAGGAGAGCGGCTCGTCCACCAGTTTCGGGTCGAGTCGAGCCGCGGTCGCACCTCGGACGAGTACGCGGTCGTCTTGCGGCAGCTCCTCGCCATGGCCGAGGTGCCGTCCGAGGCCGTGTCCGGCGCCATCGTCGCGAGCGTGGTGCCGACCCTCACCGAGCCGATGGTCGCCCTCGTCCGCCGCGCCTTCGGCAAGGAAGCACTGGTCGTAGGTCCTGGAATTCGTTCGGGAATGCCGATCCTCTACGAGAACCCGAAGGAGGTCGGGGCCGACCGCATCGTCAACGCCGTGGCCGCGTTCGAGCGCGTGCGTGGCGCGTGCATCATCGTCGACTTCGGCACGGCCACTACCTTCGACTGCGTCTCGCCGAAGGGGGAGTACCTCGGTGGGGTCATCGCGCCGGGCGTGAACATCAGCGCCGACGCCCTGTTCGCTCGCGCGGCCAAGCTCCCTCGTGTCGAGATCGCGAAGCCCCCGAAGGTGGTCGGTCGGAACACCGTGCACTCGATGCAATCGGGCATCGTGTACGGCTACGTCGGCCTGGTCGACGGCCTCATCGACAGGCTCGTCGCCGAGCTCGGCTACCCGTGCCAGGTGATCGCGACCGGGGGCATCGCGAAGGTCATCGGGCCGCTGTCCTCCCGCATCGCCGAGGTCGACGACGAGCTCACCCTCGTGGGCTTGCGGCTCCTCTACGAGCGCAACGTGGAGGGCTGA